The Candidatus Poribacteria bacterium genome contains a region encoding:
- a CDS encoding leucine-rich repeat domain-containing protein, translated as MKINGFLFTIILTGLLLITTLGDITHAQDEEDWMPDPYLERAVRKNLGIPDTIPIHPADIAELSHLHLITEHNIQRLKGLEHAVNLRDLIIDRSEVSDLAPLAGLENLQALRLNYNRITDISPLSGLVNLQRLQLHNNQIVDISPLAGLIGLRDLRMKSNEVVDITPLSGLVNLRYLELQGNQISDITPLQGLVNLEVLILGGNPITDFTPIYGLVEVAEVTIEIGGIPIDFETLQRLNPIDRIVCDIEREPIRPRIENRTYPSIFQVTCAYIINRPELSWLESIAYDLYSCGLFGAEFFQGPDGLVLRIREKSGEAEGIRKRRPNILFLASIGFHGAGVDKYPEDSPYWFRDKSGNRIIDRRWGTVALLDFRHPDVQKRVIEEARELSRCGIFDGIAIDKWASSGHGDMPREEHVAAKDRMIQGIRDAVDDDFLILVTTGNDIIPTRHHAEYINGFFMETSENYEGGYTHAGLFHIENTLSWAEENLREPQINCLAGRGVRNELLDSPRNLQWMRLWTTMSLTHSDGYVVFTMGANPGHPPHPFEFWPGHADLHAQGIRHNHQNTHYHYDFWDADLGRPVGGDETKAQLYENREGLFIREFTNGWAVYNRSGAAQEIELPQAVSGWSSGVKDKRRHTLADLDGEIYLKVGTPLTVDVNNDGVVNIQDLVIVANALGETEPDLNGDGIVNIQDLVIVANAF; from the coding sequence ATGAAAATTAATGGATTTTTATTTACAATTATATTGACCGGACTGCTACTGATTACCACACTCGGAGACATCACACACGCCCAAGACGAAGAAGACTGGATGCCGGATCCCTACTTAGAGCGGGCGGTCCGTAAAAATTTAGGAATTCCCGACACAATACCGATACATCCCGCAGATATAGCGGAATTATCCCATCTACATCTAATAACAGAACACAATATTCAGCGTTTGAAAGGGCTCGAACATGCCGTGAACCTTAGGGACTTGATTATCGACAGAAGTGAAGTCTCAGATTTAGCACCCCTTGCAGGACTTGAGAATCTACAGGCCTTAAGGTTGAATTATAATCGCATCACGGATATTTCACCCCTTTCTGGGTTGGTGAACCTACAACGCTTGCAATTGCACAACAATCAAATTGTAGACATTTCACCGCTCGCAGGATTGATAGGGCTACGAGACTTACGAATGAAAAGCAATGAAGTTGTGGATATTACACCCCTTTCTGGGTTGGTGAACCTACGATACTTGGAATTACAGGGCAATCAGATTTCAGATATCACACCGCTTCAAGGGTTAGTGAACCTTGAGGTGTTGATCCTCGGAGGAAATCCGATTACCGATTTTACACCCATTTACGGGCTTGTCGAAGTCGCCGAAGTAACAATAGAGATCGGCGGGATACCTATAGACTTTGAAACACTTCAGAGACTGAATCCAATAGACCGTATTGTTTGCGATATAGAGAGAGAACCGATACGTCCTCGTATTGAAAACAGGACGTATCCGTCTATTTTTCAAGTAACATGTGCGTATATTATCAACCGTCCAGAACTTTCTTGGTTGGAGAGCATAGCATACGATCTATATTCCTGCGGGTTGTTCGGAGCGGAATTTTTTCAAGGTCCAGACGGCCTGGTTCTCAGGATCCGTGAGAAGAGTGGGGAAGCCGAAGGAATACGCAAACGGCGTCCAAATATACTTTTCCTTGCAAGTATAGGCTTTCATGGTGCAGGCGTAGACAAGTATCCAGAGGATTCGCCGTATTGGTTCAGAGATAAATCTGGAAATAGAATAATAGATCGCAGATGGGGGACTGTTGCTCTCCTGGACTTCAGGCATCCTGATGTTCAAAAACGGGTTATAGAGGAGGCACGTGAGCTTTCGAGATGTGGGATTTTTGACGGAATAGCCATAGATAAATGGGCATCGTCTGGACATGGAGATATGCCCCGAGAAGAACACGTTGCCGCAAAGGATCGCATGATACAAGGCATTCGTGATGCCGTCGATGATGATTTCTTGATACTGGTAACGACGGGGAACGATATTATACCGACGCGGCATCATGCGGAATATATCAATGGTTTTTTCATGGAAACGAGTGAAAATTATGAGGGCGGTTATACGCACGCAGGACTCTTTCACATCGAGAACACGCTGTCGTGGGCTGAAGAAAACCTTCGAGAACCTCAAATCAACTGTTTGGCAGGCAGGGGTGTTCGCAACGAACTGCTGGATTCTCCGAGAAATCTACAATGGATGCGTCTGTGGACGACAATGAGTCTGACACATTCTGACGGCTATGTCGTATTTACGATGGGTGCCAACCCTGGCCATCCCCCCCACCCTTTTGAATTTTGGCCAGGTCATGCGGATCTTCATGCACAGGGCATACGTCACAATCACCAAAACACCCACTACCACTATGACTTCTGGGATGCGGACTTGGGTCGCCCGGTCGGTGGTGATGAAACGAAAGCGCAGCTTTATGAGAATCGCGAGGGGTTGTTTATCCGAGAGTTCACTAACGGCTGGGCGGTCTATAATCGGAGTGGTGCAGCACAAGAGATAGAACTTCCGCAGGCGGTTTCCGGCTGGTCGAGTGGTGTAAAAGATAAACGTCGGCATACGTTGGCGGATTTGGACGGCGAGATTTATTTGAAAGTAGGAACGCCTCTTACTGTGGATGTCAATAATGATGGCGTTGTGAATATACAAGATCTGGTGATTGTGGCGAATGCGTTGGGGGAAACGGAACCGGATCTGAATGGTGATGGCATTGTCAATATCCAGGATTTGGTGATTGTCGCAAATGCGTTTTAA